A genome region from Anastrepha ludens isolate Willacy chromosome 3, idAnaLude1.1, whole genome shotgun sequence includes the following:
- the LOC128857129 gene encoding D-2-hydroxyglutarate dehydrogenase, mitochondrial-like — MTLGRIGKLQFCIAKAIRRAYSNAGIPELTQVRHNVKRSPFTELEDKDIAFFESIVGNRNALREDLQAYNVDFWNTVRGNSKLVLKPASTQEVAGILKYCNERKLAVCPQGGNTGVVGSSVPVFDEIVLSLARMNKIIHIDDITGITACEAGCILENLDNKARELDLVVPLDLGAKSSCHIGGNVSTNAGGLRVVRYGNLHGSVLGLEVVLANGEILDLMSDFKKDNTGYHLKHLFIGAEGTLGVVTKVSLLCAPQPQAQNLAFLGLPNFDAVLKTFQSAKRNLGEILSACEMIDAPTLQADLDHFQLNPPISGYPFYMLLETSGSNVTHDLEKINKFVEIGMEKGEIIDGTIAKGARQTQEIWKLRELAPMALGKDGYCFYYDLSLPLRDFYSIVDVLRERVGPLATRVTGFGHLGDSNLHLQVTCTEYTDELHRKIEPFIYGYTHELKGSVSAEHGIGFLKKNYLKYSKSPEAIAMMRDVKKLLDPNGILNPYKVLN; from the exons ATGACTCTTGGAAGGATAGGAAAATTACAATTTTGCATAGCAAAAGCAATAAGAAGAGCGTATTCGAACGCTGGAATTCCGGAATTAACGCAA GTGCGTCACAATGTGAAACGCAGTCCATTCACTGAACTAGAAGACAAGGACATTGCTTTCTTTGAATCCATCGTAGGCAACCGTAACGCCTTGCGCGAAGACTTGCAAGCCTATAATGTGGACTTTTGGAACACTGTACGGG gcaacagcaaattggTGTTAAAGCCCGCCTCCACACAGGAAGTAGCTGGCATTTTAAAGTATTGCAATGAGCGCAAATTGGCGGTTTGCCCGCAAGGTGGCAATACTGGTGTGGTAGGCAGTTCAGTGCCGGTTTTCGACGAAATTGTGCTATCTCTGGCACGCATGAACAAAATCATACATATCGATGACATCACTGGCATAACTGCCTGTGAGGCTGGTTGTATTTTGGAGAATTTGGATAATAAGGCGCGTGAATTGGATTTAGTAGTGCCACTGGATTTGGGTGCCAAATCCAGCTGTCACATTGGCGGTAATGTTTCCACCAACGCAGGTGGATTGCGCGTGGTGCGTTATGGCAATCTACATGGCAGTGTGCTGGGTTTGGAAGTG GTGTTAGCGAATGGTGAAATTTTGGATTTGATGTCAGACTTCAAAAAAGACAATACCGGCTATCATTTGAAGCATCTCTTCATTGGTGCCGAGGGTACGCTGGGTGTGGTCACCAAAGTTTCGCTGCTGTGTGCGCCACAACCACAAGCGCAGAATTTGGCATTTTtgg GTTTGCCCAATTTCGATGCAGTGCTCAAGACCTTCCAGAGCGCTAAACGTAATTTGGGCGAAATTCTGTCCGCTTGTGAAATGATTGATGCACCAACCTTACAGGCTGATTTGGATCACTTTCAGTTGAA TCCTCCTATTTCAGGTTATCCATTTTATATGCTGCTCGAGACTTCTGGCAGCAATGTGACACACGATTTggagaaaataaataagtttgtgGAAATTGGTATGGAAAAGGGCGAAATCATTGATGGCACTATAGCAAAGGGCGCacgtcaaacgcaagaaatttgGAAGCTGCGCGAATTGGCGCCAATGGCTTTGGGAAAAGATGGCTATTGCTTTTACTACGATCTTTCGTTACCGCTGCGCGATTTCTATAGCATCGTAGACGTGTTGAGGGAGCGCGTTGGACCGCTAGCAACGCGAGTGACAGGATTTGGGCATTTAG gcgACTCCAATTTACATTTGCAGGTTACATGCACCGAATATACAGACGAACTTCATCGCAAAATCGAGCCGTTCATCTATGGATACACCCACGAGCTAAAAGGCAGCGTAAGTGCTGAACATGGCATAGGTTTTCTTAAGAAGAACTACTTGAAATACAGTAAATCACCTGAAGCGATTGCAATGATGCGCGATGTGAAGAAGTTGTTGGATCCCAACGGTATATTAAACCCATACAAAGTGTTGAATTAA